One region of bacterium genomic DNA includes:
- a CDS encoding DUF2529 family protein, whose protein sequence is MKVSVTRHIGVSAGVVIVVILLAAAALPCFGKTPEQNKPYFPKLGNYADLYLRGSYDILHVIKVRELEKIGRATKVAAQRKLAGGKIISGIGTPHIMYGGACAEDVPGNPNIAPDPKGQNAGYPGQPELGPKDFLMVANPTEHVEKAHKNGCYVLGIGFPMTTNRYSPPNFNDHPDYFIEDMCDTFIYTWGPKEDGLVTPALTPVLHLKICPTSPMTVVGYWLVTAQIAHNLAYKDTSGSSKAAEKYLDTLMARLQEFHARNIGDIQVAGETIADRVLAGGKIYPWSSRDEFWIESNGTAGGLMGVYPLEPDSLTAKDVVIIAVSSATAESEIAMAKKVRAKGAWILGIYPFKRDDKISTEPLKKLCDMSFDNQSGDVYGVLDIPGYPNKIIPTTTMMNNYAFWAVVGAYVQAMESRGVAPYYWMSFHVPGGKEYDDSVRDAFLKRGY, encoded by the coding sequence ATGAAAGTCTCGGTTACCCGACACATCGGAGTTTCTGCCGGTGTCGTTATCGTCGTTATTTTACTTGCAGCGGCAGCGCTGCCGTGTTTCGGGAAGACGCCGGAACAGAATAAACCGTATTTCCCGAAACTGGGGAATTATGCAGACCTCTACCTGCGGGGATCGTACGATATCCTCCACGTGATAAAAGTCCGCGAACTCGAAAAAATAGGCCGTGCAACCAAAGTAGCCGCACAGCGCAAACTTGCCGGGGGAAAGATCATTTCGGGAATCGGCACACCTCACATCATGTATGGCGGCGCCTGCGCGGAAGATGTTCCGGGAAATCCGAACATCGCACCCGATCCCAAGGGGCAGAACGCAGGATACCCCGGGCAGCCCGAGCTCGGCCCAAAGGATTTCCTCATGGTCGCCAACCCGACCGAGCACGTGGAAAAAGCGCATAAAAACGGGTGTTATGTGCTCGGTATCGGATTCCCGATGACAACAAACCGGTACTCTCCCCCGAATTTCAACGATCACCCGGACTACTTTATCGAGGACATGTGCGACACGTTCATCTATACATGGGGACCGAAGGAAGACGGGCTTGTCACTCCTGCGCTTACACCGGTTCTGCACCTGAAAATCTGCCCGACGAGCCCGATGACGGTGGTCGGATACTGGCTTGTCACGGCGCAGATAGCCCATAACCTTGCATATAAGGACACGAGTGGCTCCTCTAAAGCCGCTGAAAAGTACCTCGATACGCTCATGGCTCGTCTTCAGGAATTTCATGCCCGGAATATCGGAGATATTCAGGTCGCCGGCGAAACCATCGCGGATCGTGTGCTCGCGGGCGGGAAAATATATCCCTGGAGCAGCCGTGACGAATTCTGGATCGAATCGAACGGCACCGCCGGTGGTCTCATGGGTGTGTATCCCCTTGAACCGGATTCGCTCACCGCAAAGGATGTCGTAATCATCGCCGTCTCATCCGCCACAGCGGAATCAGAGATCGCCATGGCAAAAAAGGTTCGCGCAAAAGGAGCATGGATACTCGGTATATACCCGTTCAAACGTGACGATAAAATTTCGACCGAACCGCTGAAAAAGCTCTGCGATATGAGCTTCGATAACCAGAGCGGTGATGTGTACGGTGTTTTGGACATTCCGGGTTACCCGAACAAAATCATCCCCACGACGACCATGATGAACAATTACGCGTTCTGGGCTGTTGTCGGGGCCTATGTTCAGGCCATGGAAAGCCGCGGAGTGGCGCCGTACTACTGGATGAGCTTTCATGTCCCGGGCGGTAAGGAATATGATGATTCTGTCAGGGATGCGTTCCTGAAACGGGGATATTGA